A single genomic interval of Asterias amurensis chromosome 1, ASM3211899v1 harbors:
- the LOC139943414 gene encoding transmembrane protein 151B-like isoform X2 yields the protein MTNNVQPPSVEQRPIQRSLCATLRDEAHWKCLILSVLMYGSLTVVLWCELTTVEVVAYTYHNSPVTVLDSPCEDGYMYIPVAFLVLLYLVYLLECWYSEIRIEIYYREDTRAVYDRVRRIRESFPVVWWRAISYHYNRHTRQVTRYRHGDTYTTTQEYYERINTHSAASAFDFSECGVKDVSKQLIDLEEFPMTRVSFSKNFMFLNEESEYDYLSQRARFFGENDGRDENMETREGLTLTDVEFTDDMISYACSNKLPWYFSMSVFWAMSFILLSWPFRILVSYKTAIVDYQIEKLFGTNYSGGMLSMEHWNGDTMHLTRVNTVGSNCSLESMIRGNRHVVPSYSEAILMDLSNGNTPRSGQTPNGSLAESRARNVGGSDGFLANGNSSRITTGSRRSNTRRLFSFTNAKRSSTAPLHGSGVLNARGSPSYRAIGASAHFLITKDRLKGTSNGRASPISIQLTPTVNGIGAIQLTPIPQKKNEQRTRTGAGVNSKTGSPRHEPKPKTKTAAAEMQARKTKKRPNSLPISFGTPDNLNENSATNQCMQTWAVVDGQQRVRTVIRPQEEPQSAGENPPQARQLPPMPEGSPPAYEVALEMAVPRPEERRIPESESQTNVNMETSL from the coding sequence CAAAGACCGATCCAGAGATCATTGTGTGCAACACTACGGGATGAGGCCCATTGGAAATGCCTCATACTCTCAGTGCTTATGTACGGTAGCTTGACGGTGGTCTTATGGTGTGAGCTGACCACGGTGGAAGTAGTGGCTTACACCTACCACAACAGCCCCGTCACGGTCCTAGACAGCCCGTGTGAAGatggctacatgtacatccccgTTGCTTTCCTTGTCTTACTGTATCTTGTCTACTTACTGGAATGCTGGTACAGTGAAATCCGCATTGAGATCTACTATAGAGAGGATACCCGTGCGGTGTACGACCGAGTGCGACGAATACGCGAGTCTTTCCCGGTAGTATGGTGGCGTGCTATCTCCTACCACTACAACAGACATACGAGACAGGTTACTAGATACCGACACGGGGATACCTACACCACCACGCAGGAGTACTACGAGAGGATCAACACTCATTCTGCTGCCAGTGCGTTCGACTTCTCGGAATGTGGTGTCAAGGATGTCTCCAAGCAGCTCATTGACCTTGAGGAGTTCCCCATGACTAGGGTGAGCTTCTCTAAGAACTTCATGTTCCTGAATGAGGAATCTGAGTACGACTACCTCTCACAGAGGGCCCGGTTCTTCGGGGAGAACGACGGCAGAGACGAGAACATGGAGACCCGAGAGGGCCTGACACTGACGGACGTTGAATTCACCGATGACATGATCTCCTATGCCTGTTCTAATAAGCTTCCTTGGTATTTTTCCATGTCCGTTTTCTGGGCCATGTCTTTCATCCTACTCTCCTGGCCATTCAGGATCCTAGTGTCTTACAAAACAGCCATAGTGGATTATCAGATAGAGAAGCTCTTCGGAACCAACTATTCCGGCGGCATGCTCTCCATGGAACACTGGAACGGCGATACTATGCATTTAACACGGGTTAACACTGTAGGGAGTAATTGCAGCCTAGAGTCTATGATACGCGGGAATCGCCATGTTGTTCCGAGTTACTCCGAAGCGATCCTGATGGATCTCTCGAACGGGAACACTCCCCGATCCGGTCAAACTCCCAACGGATCCCTCGCCGAATCCAGAGCTCGGAACGTCGGCGGGAGCGATGGGTTTCTCGCAAACGGAAACAGCAGTCGGATTACGACCGGTTCGAGAAGGAGCAACACCCGACGGCTGTTTTCTTTCACGAATGCAAAACGATCCTCTACCGCACCGCTGCACGGTAGTGGAGTGCTTAACGCTCGCGGTAGCCCCTCGTACCGTGCTATCGGTGCTTCGGCACACTTCTTGATCACGAAGGACCGTCTGAAGGGGACATCAAACGGCCGTGCGTCTCCTATTAGCATTCAACTCACACCGACTGTTAATGGTATTGGTGCCATACAACTTACACCCATACCACAGAAGAAGAATGAACAACGTACCCGAACGGGCGCTGGAGTGAACTCCAAAACAGGATCGCCAAGACATGaaccaaaaccaaaaaccaaaaccGCAGCTGCGGAAATGCAGGCACGAAAGACAAAGAAAAGACCCAATTCCTTACCCATATCTTTTGGTACCCCGGACAACCTCAATGAGAATAGTGCAACAAATCAATGCATGCAAACATGGGCCGTTGTCGACGGACAGCAGCGAGTACGGACGGTCATTCGACCCCAGGAAGAGCCCCAAAGTGCCGGTGAGAATCCACCCCAAGCACGGCAGCTACCACCGATGCCGGAAGGGTCGCCACCGGCTTACGAAGTGGCGTTAGAAATGGCTGTACCACGACCCGAGGAGCGGAGGATACCGGAGTCCGAGAGCCAGACTAACGTAAACATGGAGACGTCACTCTGA
- the LOC139943414 gene encoding transmembrane protein 151B-like isoform X1: MATGDSDEPPRLNTEFDAIRTDINALLTSIAALTRQITQVGKQRPIQRSLCATLRDEAHWKCLILSVLMYGSLTVVLWCELTTVEVVAYTYHNSPVTVLDSPCEDGYMYIPVAFLVLLYLVYLLECWYSEIRIEIYYREDTRAVYDRVRRIRESFPVVWWRAISYHYNRHTRQVTRYRHGDTYTTTQEYYERINTHSAASAFDFSECGVKDVSKQLIDLEEFPMTRVSFSKNFMFLNEESEYDYLSQRARFFGENDGRDENMETREGLTLTDVEFTDDMISYACSNKLPWYFSMSVFWAMSFILLSWPFRILVSYKTAIVDYQIEKLFGTNYSGGMLSMEHWNGDTMHLTRVNTVGSNCSLESMIRGNRHVVPSYSEAILMDLSNGNTPRSGQTPNGSLAESRARNVGGSDGFLANGNSSRITTGSRRSNTRRLFSFTNAKRSSTAPLHGSGVLNARGSPSYRAIGASAHFLITKDRLKGTSNGRASPISIQLTPTVNGIGAIQLTPIPQKKNEQRTRTGAGVNSKTGSPRHEPKPKTKTAAAEMQARKTKKRPNSLPISFGTPDNLNENSATNQCMQTWAVVDGQQRVRTVIRPQEEPQSAGENPPQARQLPPMPEGSPPAYEVALEMAVPRPEERRIPESESQTNVNMETSL; encoded by the exons ATGGCAACCGGTGATAGTGACGAGCCACCGCGGCTTAATACTGAGTTTGATGCAATACGGACCGACATCAATGCTCTTTTAACTTCAATTGCTGCACTTACTCGTCAAATCACTCAGGTTGGGAAG CAAAGACCGATCCAGAGATCATTGTGTGCAACACTACGGGATGAGGCCCATTGGAAATGCCTCATACTCTCAGTGCTTATGTACGGTAGCTTGACGGTGGTCTTATGGTGTGAGCTGACCACGGTGGAAGTAGTGGCTTACACCTACCACAACAGCCCCGTCACGGTCCTAGACAGCCCGTGTGAAGatggctacatgtacatccccgTTGCTTTCCTTGTCTTACTGTATCTTGTCTACTTACTGGAATGCTGGTACAGTGAAATCCGCATTGAGATCTACTATAGAGAGGATACCCGTGCGGTGTACGACCGAGTGCGACGAATACGCGAGTCTTTCCCGGTAGTATGGTGGCGTGCTATCTCCTACCACTACAACAGACATACGAGACAGGTTACTAGATACCGACACGGGGATACCTACACCACCACGCAGGAGTACTACGAGAGGATCAACACTCATTCTGCTGCCAGTGCGTTCGACTTCTCGGAATGTGGTGTCAAGGATGTCTCCAAGCAGCTCATTGACCTTGAGGAGTTCCCCATGACTAGGGTGAGCTTCTCTAAGAACTTCATGTTCCTGAATGAGGAATCTGAGTACGACTACCTCTCACAGAGGGCCCGGTTCTTCGGGGAGAACGACGGCAGAGACGAGAACATGGAGACCCGAGAGGGCCTGACACTGACGGACGTTGAATTCACCGATGACATGATCTCCTATGCCTGTTCTAATAAGCTTCCTTGGTATTTTTCCATGTCCGTTTTCTGGGCCATGTCTTTCATCCTACTCTCCTGGCCATTCAGGATCCTAGTGTCTTACAAAACAGCCATAGTGGATTATCAGATAGAGAAGCTCTTCGGAACCAACTATTCCGGCGGCATGCTCTCCATGGAACACTGGAACGGCGATACTATGCATTTAACACGGGTTAACACTGTAGGGAGTAATTGCAGCCTAGAGTCTATGATACGCGGGAATCGCCATGTTGTTCCGAGTTACTCCGAAGCGATCCTGATGGATCTCTCGAACGGGAACACTCCCCGATCCGGTCAAACTCCCAACGGATCCCTCGCCGAATCCAGAGCTCGGAACGTCGGCGGGAGCGATGGGTTTCTCGCAAACGGAAACAGCAGTCGGATTACGACCGGTTCGAGAAGGAGCAACACCCGACGGCTGTTTTCTTTCACGAATGCAAAACGATCCTCTACCGCACCGCTGCACGGTAGTGGAGTGCTTAACGCTCGCGGTAGCCCCTCGTACCGTGCTATCGGTGCTTCGGCACACTTCTTGATCACGAAGGACCGTCTGAAGGGGACATCAAACGGCCGTGCGTCTCCTATTAGCATTCAACTCACACCGACTGTTAATGGTATTGGTGCCATACAACTTACACCCATACCACAGAAGAAGAATGAACAACGTACCCGAACGGGCGCTGGAGTGAACTCCAAAACAGGATCGCCAAGACATGaaccaaaaccaaaaaccaaaaccGCAGCTGCGGAAATGCAGGCACGAAAGACAAAGAAAAGACCCAATTCCTTACCCATATCTTTTGGTACCCCGGACAACCTCAATGAGAATAGTGCAACAAATCAATGCATGCAAACATGGGCCGTTGTCGACGGACAGCAGCGAGTACGGACGGTCATTCGACCCCAGGAAGAGCCCCAAAGTGCCGGTGAGAATCCACCCCAAGCACGGCAGCTACCACCGATGCCGGAAGGGTCGCCACCGGCTTACGAAGTGGCGTTAGAAATGGCTGTACCACGACCCGAGGAGCGGAGGATACCGGAGTCCGAGAGCCAGACTAACGTAAACATGGAGACGTCACTCTGA